From a single Meiothermus sp. Pnk-1 genomic region:
- a CDS encoding SDR family NAD(P)-dependent oxidoreductase yields MFQGKVVLVTGAARGIGRAIAELFAQEGARLAVCDLRPEIQELAQSWGAFALQADIADEGDRERFVQGAVGVWGRLDVLVNNAAIAAAGSALRVGLEAWRRVLEVNLTAPMHLSALAAREMAKAGGGAIVNVASVQGLFAEQENASYNASKGGLINLTRSLALDLAPLGIRVNAVAPGAIATEGVLEAIAASQDPQRTLRDWEDLHALRRLGQPSEVAQAVVFLASERASFITGAILPVDGGMTASFMMAGRPV; encoded by the coding sequence ATGTTTCAAGGTAAAGTCGTCTTGGTAACCGGGGCCGCCCGGGGTATCGGGCGGGCCATCGCCGAGCTGTTCGCCCAGGAAGGGGCACGGTTGGCGGTGTGCGACCTGCGGCCCGAGATTCAGGAGTTGGCCCAAAGCTGGGGGGCTTTTGCCTTACAGGCCGATATCGCTGACGAGGGCGACCGAGAGCGCTTCGTACAGGGGGCGGTGGGGGTCTGGGGCCGGCTCGACGTGCTGGTCAACAACGCTGCCATCGCCGCGGCGGGCTCGGCCTTGCGGGTGGGGCTCGAGGCCTGGCGGCGGGTGCTCGAGGTCAACCTGACCGCTCCCATGCACCTCTCGGCATTGGCGGCGCGGGAGATGGCTAAGGCCGGCGGGGGGGCCATCGTGAACGTAGCGAGCGTGCAGGGGTTGTTCGCCGAACAGGAGAACGCCTCCTACAACGCCTCGAAGGGCGGACTGATCAACCTCACCCGCTCCTTAGCGCTCGACTTAGCCCCCCTGGGCATCCGGGTGAACGCGGTAGCCCCAGGGGCCATCGCAACCGAAGGGGTATTGGAAGCCATCGCGGCTTCCCAGGACCCGCAACGAACCTTGCGCGACTGGGAAGACCTGCACGCCCTGCGGCGGTTGGGGCAGCCCAGCGAGGTGGCCCAGGCGGTAGTGTTTCTGGCCTCGGAGCGGGCCAGCTTCATCACCGGGGCCATCCTCCCCGTGGACGGGGGGATGACCGCCAGCTTCATGATGGCCGGAAGGCCGGTTTAA
- a CDS encoding carbohydrate ABC transporter permease — MAAQIARPKAKLDERFLARRRWARVGWVYGAMLALTVFFIGPFYVAFLGSLKDNPLEYPFRYYFAQLQPANWAAAWRLGQQGAGNPWTGGFAPGARVPFEVAYFVPRDQQPVPPTVVVPTRRAGAGLSAVLVEVQASQYAKVSPVEEVSRTPAVVDGEPGQIVRYRFTVTYPGSGPKAPRLPLDVEAPRTQRFYDATLDPNRLERRGRVASWDSITPGFFGYTFRNYLRVFNEARNPDTLESLFLRWTANTFFVAIAAVVINLIFASMAGYALARMYLPGKNLIFGAIILLLAVPAQVTFISNYLVLRDLGLIGALWGLIIWIGIDMARVFLMKQFFESIPREIEEAALIDGATPLVTFFRIILPMATPALGALTILTFQGVWNEFFKATVILSAQQNNYTLPLGLNFFRSSYGVQGDWGAMLASAFLSMIPVVILFVVFQRYFVEGVSTSAVKG, encoded by the coding sequence ATGGCAGCGCAGATCGCTCGACCCAAAGCCAAGCTCGACGAGCGCTTTCTGGCCCGCCGGCGCTGGGCCAGGGTGGGCTGGGTGTACGGGGCCATGCTGGCCCTGACGGTATTCTTTATTGGCCCTTTCTACGTAGCCTTTCTGGGCAGCCTCAAGGACAACCCGCTCGAGTACCCCTTCCGTTACTACTTCGCCCAGCTCCAGCCGGCCAACTGGGCGGCGGCCTGGCGATTGGGGCAGCAGGGGGCGGGTAACCCGTGGACTGGGGGGTTTGCGCCAGGGGCCAGGGTCCCCTTTGAGGTGGCCTATTTCGTGCCCCGTGACCAGCAGCCTGTGCCCCCCACCGTGGTGGTCCCCACCCGCCGCGCCGGGGCCGGCCTGAGTGCGGTGCTGGTTGAGGTTCAGGCCTCGCAGTACGCCAAAGTTTCGCCGGTGGAGGAGGTGAGCCGGACCCCCGCTGTGGTGGACGGCGAGCCTGGCCAGATCGTGCGCTACAGGTTCACGGTGACCTATCCCGGCTCTGGGCCCAAGGCCCCCCGCCTCCCGCTCGACGTGGAGGCCCCCCGCACCCAGCGCTTCTACGACGCCACCCTAGACCCCAACCGCCTGGAGCGCCGGGGCCGGGTGGCCAGCTGGGACAGCATCACCCCGGGCTTTTTCGGCTACACCTTCCGCAACTACCTGCGGGTCTTTAACGAAGCCCGCAACCCCGATACGCTCGAGAGCCTCTTCCTGCGCTGGACGGCCAATACCTTCTTCGTGGCCATCGCGGCGGTGGTCATCAACCTGATCTTCGCCTCGATGGCGGGTTACGCCTTAGCGCGGATGTACTTGCCCGGCAAGAACCTGATCTTCGGGGCTATCATCCTCTTGCTGGCGGTTCCCGCCCAGGTCACCTTTATCTCCAACTACCTGGTCCTGCGCGATCTGGGGTTGATAGGGGCGCTATGGGGGCTGATCATATGGATTGGCATTGACATGGCCCGGGTGTTTCTGATGAAGCAGTTCTTCGAGAGCATCCCCCGCGAGATCGAGGAGGCGGCGCTGATCGACGGGGCCACCCCCCTGGTCACCTTCTTCCGCATCATCCTGCCGATGGCCACCCCGGCGTTGGGGGCCCTCACCATCCTGACCTTCCAGGGGGTGTGGAACGAGTTCTTCAAGGCCACGGTGATCCTCTCGGCGCAGCAAAACAACTACACCCTGCCCCTGGGGCTCAACTTCTTCCGCAGCTCCTACGGGGTGCAGGGGGACTGGGGAGCGATGCTGGCCAGCGCTTTCCTCTCCATGATCCCGGTGGTGATCCTGTTCGTGGTGTTCCAGCGCTACTTTGTCGAGGGGGTTTCGACCAGCGCGGTGAAGGGCTAG
- a CDS encoding AbrB/MazE/SpoVT family DNA-binding domain-containing protein yields the protein MKVITQVSPRGQITLPASVRKALGLKAGDALLLRVEEGRIVLEPARVLPMEAYTEERIQEFTQAAEASEEELTAFRKAWGL from the coding sequence ATGAAAGTCATCACTCAAGTCTCTCCTAGGGGGCAGATCACCCTGCCCGCTTCGGTACGCAAGGCCCTGGGCCTCAAAGCCGGGGATGCCCTGCTGCTGCGGGTGGAGGAGGGCCGGATAGTGCTGGAGCCAGCCCGGGTGCTTCCCATGGAGGCCTACACCGAGGAGCGCATCCAGGAGTTCACCCAGGCCGCTGAGGCGAGCGAGGAGGAACTGACCGCCTTCCGCAAAGCCTGGGGGTTGTAG
- a CDS encoding histidine phosphatase family protein — protein MKELWLVRHGETTWNAEGRHQGQLNVPLSPRGVGQTFRLAERLRASGVTFDKLYSSDLERAQETARPIAQALEMPIYLDPRIREINSGVLQGLLQSEIEARFPDYVRAVRADPWNTPRPQGESMAEVSRRVEAFLRELPSSRLLIVTHGGVIRAALKLALNLEGDTWRRFRIQNTSITRLAFPEGLEEGYAITVGDAAHLERWAEALTADEVEAG, from the coding sequence ATGAAGGAACTCTGGTTGGTCCGGCACGGGGAAACCACCTGGAACGCCGAGGGACGGCACCAGGGGCAGCTCAACGTCCCGCTCTCGCCCCGGGGGGTAGGCCAGACCTTTCGCTTGGCCGAGCGGCTGCGGGCCAGCGGGGTAACCTTTGACAAACTCTACAGCTCCGACTTGGAACGGGCCCAGGAGACTGCCCGGCCCATCGCCCAGGCTCTGGAGATGCCCATCTACCTGGACCCCCGCATCCGGGAGATCAACTCTGGAGTCTTGCAAGGGCTGTTGCAAAGCGAAATCGAAGCCCGCTTTCCCGACTATGTGCGGGCGGTGCGGGCCGACCCTTGGAACACCCCCCGGCCCCAGGGCGAGAGCATGGCCGAGGTGAGCCGCCGGGTCGAAGCCTTTTTGCGCGAGCTGCCCTCGAGCCGGCTCTTGATCGTGACCCACGGCGGGGTGATCCGGGCGGCGCTCAAGCTGGCGCTGAACCTAGAGGGCGATACCTGGCGGCGCTTTCGCATCCAAAACACCTCGATCACCCGGCTGGCCTTTCCCGAGGGGCTCGAGGAGGGCTATGCCATCACGGTAGGGGACGCCGCCCACCTCGAGCGCTGGGCCGAGGCCCTTACCGCCGACGAGGTGGAAGCCGGTTAA
- a CDS encoding PIN domain-containing protein encodes MRVFLDANVLFSAALGGEVFRLIWLLAERGRLELCTSLRCWLEAEFNLERKRPRAAPRLPLLMQRVQLVAEPEGSGPPCDEPLKTLFKSLPDKDRPVLQAALQAQAQILLTGDLKHFGPLMQREDLPLRVLSPGDFIRRVRPGS; translated from the coding sequence GTGCGGGTGTTCCTGGACGCCAACGTGCTCTTCTCGGCAGCGCTGGGGGGCGAGGTGTTCCGGTTGATCTGGCTCTTGGCCGAGCGGGGGCGGCTCGAGCTATGTACCAGCTTGCGCTGCTGGCTGGAGGCGGAGTTCAACCTCGAGCGCAAACGCCCCCGGGCTGCACCCCGGCTCCCCTTGCTGATGCAGCGGGTACAGCTTGTGGCAGAGCCGGAGGGAAGCGGCCCGCCCTGCGATGAGCCCCTGAAAACCCTGTTCAAGTCGCTGCCCGATAAAGACCGCCCGGTACTGCAAGCTGCCCTCCAGGCACAAGCCCAAATCCTGCTCACCGGCGACCTCAAGCACTTTGGCCCCCTGATGCAGCGGGAAGACCTCCCCCTGCGGGTGCTGAGCCCTGGGGATTTCATTCGTCGGGTAAGGCCCGGCTCATAA
- the gatB gene encoding Asp-tRNA(Asn)/Glu-tRNA(Gln) amidotransferase subunit GatB, giving the protein MSGFEAVVGLEVHLHLKTQTKMFSPTPAEYFGEGPNTHVHPIDLGLPGVLPRVNAKAVDYGIMFALALGCEIARWTQFHRKSYFYPDMPKNYQISQYDRPIGKNGYLEVAGERIGIKRVHLEEDAGKSLHPEGAAYSLIDLNRAGAPLIEMVTEPDIRSPEQARLFLSHIRSIAQTLGISDANPEEGKMRADVNVSVRRVGEGLGTKVEIKNLNSFRSVARALEFEIRRQTELLRQGRRVEPATLGWDEAAGKTYLMRTKERESDYRYFPEPDLPPLHIDQAWLERIKAAMPELPAQKYARYLASGIRPYDAEILAYSPSLSRFFDRALQRYEGNPQSLANWLNADVAGYLNERGLEVEDTRLTPENLAKLAGLQERGEITSRVAKNLLGEVMEGADPERLVEERGLRVLADAGAIQALVQKVVAANPQVVEEIRGGKLQAINALLGQVMRESKGTAKPDLVRRLLAEAIGVTLA; this is encoded by the coding sequence ATGTCGGGTTTCGAAGCCGTCGTGGGTTTAGAGGTGCACCTTCACCTCAAGACTCAGACCAAGATGTTTTCCCCCACCCCGGCTGAGTATTTCGGGGAGGGCCCCAACACCCACGTCCACCCCATCGATCTGGGGCTGCCGGGAGTCCTGCCCCGGGTGAACGCCAAGGCGGTGGACTACGGGATCATGTTCGCGCTGGCGCTGGGGTGCGAGATAGCTCGGTGGACTCAGTTCCACCGCAAAAGCTACTTTTACCCCGATATGCCCAAAAACTACCAGATCAGCCAGTACGACCGCCCCATCGGGAAAAACGGTTATCTGGAGGTCGCGGGAGAGCGCATCGGGATCAAGCGGGTACACCTGGAGGAAGACGCAGGGAAAAGCCTGCACCCCGAAGGGGCCGCGTATAGCCTGATCGACCTCAACCGGGCCGGGGCCCCCCTCATCGAGATGGTGACCGAGCCCGACATCCGCAGCCCTGAGCAAGCGCGGCTCTTTCTCTCGCACATCCGCAGCATCGCCCAGACTTTGGGCATCTCTGACGCCAACCCCGAGGAGGGCAAGATGCGGGCCGACGTGAACGTCTCGGTGCGGCGGGTCGGGGAGGGGCTGGGCACCAAGGTCGAGATCAAGAACCTGAACTCCTTCCGGAGCGTGGCTCGAGCCCTCGAGTTTGAAATCAGGCGCCAGACCGAACTCCTGCGCCAGGGCCGCCGGGTGGAGCCGGCCACCTTGGGCTGGGACGAGGCGGCGGGGAAAACCTATCTGATGCGGACGAAGGAGCGGGAGTCGGACTACCGCTACTTCCCCGAGCCGGACTTGCCGCCTTTGCACATCGACCAAGCCTGGCTCGAGCGTATCAAAGCCGCCATGCCCGAGCTTCCCGCGCAAAAGTATGCGCGCTATTTGGCCTCGGGCATCCGCCCGTACGACGCGGAGATTCTGGCTTACAGCCCTTCGCTTTCTCGCTTTTTCGATCGGGCCCTCCAGCGCTATGAGGGCAATCCGCAATCCCTGGCCAACTGGCTCAACGCCGATGTCGCAGGCTACCTCAACGAGCGAGGGCTCGAGGTGGAGGACACCCGGCTCACCCCGGAGAACCTGGCCAAGCTCGCCGGCCTGCAGGAACGGGGGGAGATCACCAGCCGGGTAGCCAAGAACCTGCTGGGCGAGGTGATGGAGGGGGCCGACCCGGAGAGGTTGGTAGAGGAGCGCGGTCTGCGGGTGCTGGCCGACGCCGGGGCCATTCAGGCCTTGGTGCAAAAGGTAGTGGCGGCCAACCCGCAGGTGGTGGAGGAGATCCGGGGGGGCAAGCTCCAGGCCATCAACGCCCTCCTGGGCCAGGTGATGCGGGAGTCCAAAGGCACCGCCAAACCGGATCTGGTGCGGCGACTGCTGGCCGAGGCGATTGGGGTGACGCTCGCGTGA
- a CDS encoding glycogen debranching N-terminal domain-containing protein: protein MLPLKEDDTYAVLSEQGMVVEREEGFYRHDTRYLSRYRWNLPGFALLLSETPRPDRLLQHWALIVGPDQKVGLRRELVMLRGGFREQLQLENTSLEPHTLELSLEAAADFADLFEARGWHRVTRKVTGFSYTSEDGLEVATRLETQPAAPDGRWKLELKPHEKARIAVEARFEGPFDTHGRALPSYEEWIQRFPLHLFSGCSQQVLEQALTDLRALLFSLPEGLYPAAGIPWYVCPFGRDGLLTAYMVLPWGAEVAKGVLTYLAKHQGKEVDPFRDEAPGKILHEVRLGELSRTGKLPFGRYYGTVDATPLFVILLERYWHDTGDLAFVRQLQPNWEAALSWMTTYADPDGDGLLEFLPNEKGLTVQSWKDSGDSQSHQDGSLAKGAITVSEVQGYAYAAYRAAAGFYRALGQPELARGWEARAEQIKELFHQRFWLPELATYALALDGEKKPLRVLSSNPGHLLWSGIVPSEVAPALVRTMFSPALWSGWGLRTLGAGEVRYNPLSYHNGSVWPHDTAIFAGGLARYGFHREAQEVAEALFRLAMSQRDRRLPELVGGYERHQGEPPVPYPAACRPQAWDAAAVVYLLRVVWGMEPGVRAEPPREGLLRPA from the coding sequence ATGCTGCCACTCAAAGAAGACGATACATACGCGGTGCTTTCCGAACAAGGCATGGTGGTGGAGCGCGAGGAGGGCTTCTATCGCCACGATACCCGTTATCTGTCGCGCTATCGCTGGAACCTGCCGGGCTTTGCGCTCTTGCTTTCCGAGACTCCCCGCCCGGACCGGTTGCTACAACACTGGGCCCTCATCGTGGGTCCGGATCAGAAGGTGGGCTTGCGCCGCGAATTGGTGATGCTGCGGGGGGGGTTTCGCGAGCAGCTCCAGCTGGAAAACACCTCGCTCGAGCCCCATACCCTCGAGCTCTCCCTCGAGGCCGCGGCGGACTTCGCGGACTTGTTCGAGGCCCGTGGATGGCACCGGGTGACCCGCAAGGTCACGGGGTTCTCCTACACTTCTGAGGACGGCCTCGAGGTCGCCACCCGCCTGGAAACCCAACCCGCGGCCCCCGATGGCCGCTGGAAGCTCGAGCTAAAGCCCCATGAAAAGGCCAGGATCGCCGTGGAAGCCCGCTTCGAGGGCCCTTTCGATACCCACGGCCGCGCGCTGCCCAGCTACGAGGAGTGGATCCAGCGCTTTCCCCTGCACCTCTTTAGCGGGTGCAGCCAGCAGGTCTTGGAGCAGGCCCTCACCGATTTACGGGCGCTGCTATTCTCTCTCCCCGAGGGGCTGTACCCGGCGGCGGGCATCCCCTGGTACGTCTGCCCCTTTGGCCGCGACGGCCTGCTCACCGCCTACATGGTGCTGCCTTGGGGGGCGGAGGTCGCCAAGGGGGTGCTCACCTACCTCGCCAAGCACCAGGGCAAGGAGGTAGACCCGTTTCGCGACGAGGCTCCCGGCAAAATCCTCCACGAGGTGAGGCTGGGCGAACTCTCCCGGACTGGAAAGCTCCCTTTTGGCCGCTACTACGGCACGGTGGACGCCACGCCGCTGTTCGTGATCCTTTTGGAGCGCTACTGGCACGATACCGGGGATCTGGCGTTTGTCCGGCAGCTACAGCCCAACTGGGAGGCGGCCCTTTCCTGGATGACCACCTACGCTGACCCCGACGGGGATGGACTGTTGGAGTTTTTGCCCAACGAGAAGGGCCTCACCGTGCAATCCTGGAAGGATTCGGGCGATTCGCAAAGCCATCAGGACGGTTCGCTGGCCAAGGGGGCGATTACCGTAAGCGAGGTGCAGGGCTATGCCTACGCCGCCTACCGGGCCGCCGCCGGGTTCTACCGGGCCCTGGGGCAGCCGGAGCTGGCCCGGGGCTGGGAGGCCAGGGCGGAGCAGATCAAAGAACTCTTCCACCAGAGATTCTGGCTGCCCGAACTAGCGACCTACGCCCTGGCGCTGGATGGGGAGAAAAAGCCGCTCCGGGTCCTCTCCTCTAACCCTGGCCACCTGTTGTGGAGCGGCATCGTTCCCTCGGAGGTTGCTCCGGCGTTGGTCCGAACCATGTTTTCGCCGGCGCTTTGGAGCGGTTGGGGCTTGCGTACCTTGGGTGCGGGCGAGGTACGTTACAATCCGCTCTCTTACCACAACGGCTCGGTCTGGCCACACGATACCGCGATCTTTGCCGGGGGGTTGGCCCGCTACGGCTTCCACCGGGAGGCGCAAGAAGTAGCCGAGGCCTTGTTCCGCCTGGCGATGAGCCAGCGCGACCGGCGCCTACCGGAGCTGGTGGGCGGCTACGAGCGGCATCAGGGGGAACCGCCCGTGCCCTATCCGGCGGCCTGCCGCCCGCAAGCGTGGGACGCGGCAGCGGTGGTGTACCTGCTGCGGGTGGTGTGGGGGATGGAACCTGGGGTGAGGGCCGAGCCACCCCGGGAGGGGTTGTTGCGCCCGGCTTAA
- a CDS encoding amino acid ABC transporter ATP-binding protein, producing the protein MSFLEIRNVHKHYGNVEVLRGINLDVEEHQVVCLIGPSGCGKSTLLRCVNGLEAISAGEIRLEGDRITGPGVDLDRLRREVGIVFQSFNLFPHMTVLQNVTLAPVQVLKIPRAEAEERAMGLLRRIGLEHKAGEYPDRLSGGQQQRVAIVRALAMEPKLLLLDEITSALDPELVSEVLNLLRQLAAEGMTMILATHEMGFAKEVARKVCFLHQGVVHEEGPPEQIFGNPQKERTKEFLSSIIEAGRL; encoded by the coding sequence ATGAGCTTCCTCGAGATACGCAACGTACACAAGCACTACGGCAACGTGGAGGTGCTCCGGGGGATCAACCTGGACGTAGAAGAGCACCAGGTGGTCTGCCTGATCGGGCCGTCGGGATGCGGCAAGTCTACCCTGCTGCGCTGTGTGAACGGCCTCGAGGCCATCAGCGCGGGGGAGATCCGCCTGGAGGGGGATCGTATCACCGGTCCCGGCGTGGACCTGGATCGGCTGCGGCGCGAGGTGGGGATTGTCTTCCAGAGCTTCAACCTCTTTCCCCACATGACCGTGCTGCAAAACGTGACCCTGGCCCCGGTGCAGGTGCTCAAAATCCCTAGGGCCGAAGCCGAGGAGAGGGCGATGGGGCTTTTACGGCGGATCGGGCTCGAGCACAAGGCCGGCGAATACCCCGACCGCCTCTCCGGTGGGCAACAACAGCGGGTGGCCATCGTGCGGGCTTTGGCGATGGAACCCAAGCTACTGCTCCTGGACGAGATCACCTCAGCCTTGGACCCCGAGCTGGTCTCGGAGGTGTTGAACCTGCTGCGCCAGTTGGCCGCCGAGGGCATGACCATGATCCTGGCGACCCACGAGATGGGCTTTGCCAAGGAGGTTGCCCGCAAGGTGTGCTTTTTGCACCAGGGGGTGGTGCACGAAGAAGGGCCGCCTGAGCAAATCTTTGGCAACCCACAAAAGGAGCGTACCAAGGAATTCCTCTCCAGCATCATCGAGGCTGGGCGGCTTTGA
- the purM gene encoding phosphoribosylformylglycinamidine cyclo-ligase: MRYEDAGVDIERKAGAIKAASAKIKATYTPEVLWGLGAFGGMLEVSRLKSLEQPVLVASTDGVGTKTLLAAQTGRWEGLGFDIVHHCINDLLVQGARPLFFLDYIASARLEPGVLEVVLGSLAQACQAAGIPLLGGETAEMPGVYRSGGLDLVGTIVGVVERSGIVDGSRVEPGDALLALPSSGLHTNGYSLARKVFAGWKLEEARPELGGMSLATALLEPHRSYLEPVSRLLDSGLEVRAMAHITGGGVYENLPRVLPQGLGAEIYTGSWPIPPIFRLIQQAGQVELPEMFRVFNMGLGYLIVVRESDAAQALQRLGMGYRVGRVTAEAGVRVL; encoded by the coding sequence GTGAGGTACGAAGACGCCGGCGTCGACATCGAGCGCAAAGCCGGGGCCATCAAAGCGGCTTCGGCCAAGATCAAAGCCACCTATACGCCAGAGGTGCTGTGGGGGCTGGGGGCCTTTGGGGGGATGCTAGAGGTCTCCAGGCTCAAAAGCCTGGAGCAGCCTGTGCTGGTGGCCAGCACCGACGGGGTGGGCACCAAGACCTTGCTCGCCGCCCAGACCGGGCGCTGGGAAGGTCTGGGCTTCGACATCGTCCACCACTGCATCAACGACCTGTTGGTGCAGGGGGCCAGGCCCTTGTTCTTTCTCGATTACATAGCCAGCGCCCGGCTCGAGCCCGGAGTTTTGGAAGTGGTTCTGGGATCGTTGGCCCAGGCCTGCCAAGCCGCCGGGATTCCCTTGCTGGGTGGCGAGACCGCCGAGATGCCGGGCGTTTACCGCTCGGGCGGCTTAGACCTGGTAGGTACCATCGTGGGGGTGGTGGAGCGGTCCGGGATCGTAGACGGCTCGAGGGTAGAGCCCGGCGACGCCCTCCTGGCCCTTCCCTCCTCGGGGCTGCACACCAACGGCTACTCGCTGGCCCGCAAGGTCTTCGCGGGGTGGAAGCTGGAAGAAGCCCGCCCCGAGCTGGGAGGGATGAGCCTGGCCACGGCCCTGCTCGAGCCCCACCGGAGCTACCTCGAGCCCGTCTCCAGGCTGCTCGACTCGGGTTTGGAGGTAAGGGCCATGGCCCACATCACCGGGGGCGGGGTATACGAAAACCTGCCCCGGGTGCTCCCCCAGGGGCTGGGAGCGGAGATCTACACGGGGAGCTGGCCGATTCCTCCTATCTTCCGTCTGATCCAGCAGGCCGGGCAGGTCGAGCTGCCCGAGATGTTCCGGGTTTTCAACATGGGGCTGGGCTACCTGATCGTCGTGAGGGAGAGCGACGCGGCGCAAGCTCTGCAAAGGCTGGGCATGGGGTATCGTGTAGGGCGAGTCACCGCGGAGGCTGGGGTAAGGGTCTTGTGA
- a CDS encoding amino acid ABC transporter permease, which yields MNTINKQGRNRAPSIPKDATPLALASLVVSVLVIAGAWATLEKLHKVLVQNKLEHPWVMALLALAALLPLLLLFPVGWGLRDASQARAALGRHELIEARVKAAAAREWAWYAIGYAVAAALVFVAIQFLLANDGAVGATFFKLSLIQDSFSLVLQAFWKNVWMFCVAEVFILIWGLVIAVARMVPGRAGSPIRFLATLYTDAFRGLPTIISIYLIALGLPLANVPLVRDWPPEWLAILALTVSYGAYVAEVYRAGPDSIHPSQWAAARSLGLSFSQTLRFVIIPQAVRRIIPPLLNDFIALQKDTALVNVVGVIDGFNQAKIIASNRFNLSAVTTVAILFMLITIPQTRFVDRLLEQEKRRTRA from the coding sequence GTGAACACAATCAACAAGCAGGGGCGCAACCGCGCCCCTTCGATTCCTAAAGACGCCACTCCCCTGGCCTTGGCGTCCCTGGTGGTGAGCGTTTTGGTCATCGCTGGAGCCTGGGCTACTTTGGAGAAGTTACACAAGGTGCTCGTGCAAAACAAGCTCGAGCACCCCTGGGTGATGGCCTTGCTGGCCCTGGCTGCTTTGCTACCCCTGCTGCTGCTTTTCCCGGTAGGCTGGGGGTTGCGCGACGCAAGCCAGGCTCGAGCCGCCCTCGGGCGTCATGAACTCATCGAAGCCCGGGTCAAGGCCGCCGCGGCCCGCGAATGGGCCTGGTATGCCATCGGTTATGCCGTAGCGGCCGCGCTGGTGTTCGTGGCGATCCAGTTTTTGCTGGCCAACGACGGAGCGGTAGGGGCTACCTTTTTCAAACTCTCGCTGATCCAGGACTCCTTCAGCCTGGTGCTGCAAGCTTTCTGGAAAAACGTCTGGATGTTTTGCGTGGCCGAGGTGTTCATCTTGATCTGGGGGCTGGTGATCGCGGTAGCCCGCATGGTCCCAGGGCGGGCCGGATCCCCGATCCGCTTTTTGGCTACCCTCTACACCGACGCCTTCCGGGGACTGCCCACCATCATCAGCATCTACCTCATCGCCTTGGGCCTGCCGCTGGCCAATGTGCCCCTAGTGCGGGATTGGCCGCCGGAATGGCTGGCTATTCTGGCCCTTACGGTGAGCTACGGGGCCTATGTGGCCGAGGTGTACCGCGCCGGGCCCGACAGCATCCACCCCAGCCAGTGGGCCGCGGCCCGCTCGTTGGGCCTTTCCTTCAGCCAGACCCTGCGCTTTGTAATCATCCCTCAGGCGGTGCGGCGCATCATACCGCCCCTGCTGAACGACTTTATCGCCCTGCAAAAAGACACCGCGCTGGTGAATGTGGTGGGGGTGATCGATGGGTTCAACCAGGCCAAGATCATTGCCTCCAACCGCTTCAACCTCTCGGCGGTGACCACCGTGGCGATTTTGTTCATGCTGATCACCATTCCCCAAACACGCTTTGTAGACCGGCTCCTCGAGCAGGAGAAGCGGCGCACCCGGGCTTAG
- a CDS encoding helix-turn-helix domain-containing protein: protein MGNFRYIELSSEEDERLRAIEQSPHMNKKVRLRSQMVRLSHQRWEMSRIAAYVGGHVRTVGAALKAWTSRKFEGLPDRPQKGNRRKLHAEALQFMQDKLAEDRCWNARQLTEAIVLELGLQSVRRNLRQLGYAWKRDRYIVAGPPDPQLRQQAEAALETLKRGRSRVGSS from the coding sequence GTGGGAAACTTTCGGTACATTGAGTTGAGCAGCGAAGAGGATGAGCGGCTGAGGGCCATCGAGCAGAGCCCGCACATGAACAAGAAGGTCAGGCTGCGCAGTCAGATGGTTCGCCTGTCGCACCAGCGTTGGGAGATGAGCCGTATTGCTGCATATGTCGGAGGCCACGTGCGGACGGTGGGTGCAGCCCTGAAGGCCTGGACCAGCCGAAAGTTCGAGGGACTGCCGGATCGCCCCCAGAAAGGCAATCGGCGCAAACTTCACGCAGAGGCGCTGCAGTTTATGCAGGACAAGCTAGCGGAAGACCGCTGCTGGAATGCGCGGCAGTTGACCGAAGCCATTGTCCTGGAGTTGGGCCTACAGAGCGTACGACGCAACCTCAGGCAACTGGGTTACGCCTGGAAGCGGGATCGCTACATCGTGGCCGGTCCGCCCGACCCCCAGCTACGGCAACAGGCCGAAGCGGCGCTCGAAACGCTCAAAAGGGGGCGCTCGCGGGTCGGGTCATCCTGA